A window of Parcubacteria group bacterium contains these coding sequences:
- the rpsD gene encoding 30S ribosomal protein S4: protein MRYTGPKEKLSRKVGENLGLKAERSFSPKSSFMKKPYRPGQHGKARRRALSEFGAQMIEKQKLRFIYGLTEKQLKKYFNETKKKKGLTGNILLSILEKRLDNAVFKAGLALSRAIARQLTSHGHFLVNGKRINVPSYQVNVADIISIRPQSKLKLIFGGLDIRLKKHDAPSWLEVDKKTFEIKIKSEPKDDDLPKNLNMNAIVEYYSR, encoded by the coding sequence ATGAGATATACCGGACCAAAAGAAAAATTATCGCGAAAGGTTGGAGAAAATCTTGGTCTTAAGGCTGAGCGTTCTTTTTCGCCAAAGTCATCTTTTATGAAAAAGCCTTATAGGCCGGGTCAGCATGGGAAAGCTCGCCGCAGGGCTCTTTCTGAGTTTGGAGCACAAATGATAGAAAAACAAAAACTCCGATTTATTTATGGACTAACCGAAAAACAATTAAAAAAATACTTTAATGAAACAAAAAAAAAGAAAGGTTTAACCGGCAACATTCTCTTAAGCATCTTAGAAAAGAGACTGGATAACGCAGTTTTTAAGGCTGGCCTGGCGCTATCGAGAGCAATTGCCAGGCAACTTACAAGCCACGGCCATTTTTTGGTTAACGGAAAACGAATTAACGTTCCTTCTTACCAAGTTAACGTAGCAGACATAATTTCAATAAGGCCGCAAAGCAAATTAAAGTTGATATTTGGAGGACTTGATATAAGATTAAAAAAACATGACGCGCCTTCATGGCTTGAGGTTGATAAAAAAACTTTTGAAATAAAAATAAAATCGGAACCAAAAGACGACGATCTCCCTAAAAATTTAAATATGAACGCGATCGTAGAATATTATTCAAGGTAA
- a CDS encoding DNA-directed RNA polymerase subunit alpha: METNIYLPKAPKLVKQISPNRAVFEIEELYPGYGLTIGNALRRVILSSLPGAAITSVKIKDVNHEFSTIPGVLEDVVEIILNLKQIRFKVHSIEPQTAILKVKGEKEVTGKDIKLSSQIEITNPNIHIATLSSKSASLEMEIKIEKGLGYSGVESRKSEKQEVGGIAIDAIFTPIRMINYEVEDMRVGDKTNYNRLRFDIETDGTITPQEALTDASNILINHYKIIALGITKTKQEGKEIEQEVVKKESKKEEEADILKIKIEDLKLSNRTQNILISNHLKNVGGIIKLNERDLMKLEGLGDKAIKEIKKTLGKLGLTLKQEE, translated from the coding sequence ATGGAAACAAATATTTATTTGCCAAAAGCGCCAAAATTAGTTAAGCAGATTTCACCGAATCGCGCTGTTTTTGAGATTGAAGAACTTTATCCGGGATACGGTCTAACTATAGGCAACGCCTTAAGAAGGGTAATTCTTTCATCTCTTCCTGGCGCCGCCATCACTTCCGTAAAAATCAAAGATGTGAATCATGAATTTTCCACTATACCCGGAGTTCTTGAAGATGTTGTGGAAATTATTTTAAATCTCAAACAAATAAGATTTAAAGTTCATTCCATTGAGCCACAAACCGCCATTTTAAAGGTAAAAGGCGAAAAAGAGGTGACAGGAAAAGACATAAAACTTTCTTCCCAAATTGAAATTACGAATCCCAACATTCATATTGCCACTCTTAGTTCAAAAAGTGCTTCATTGGAAATGGAAATAAAAATAGAAAAAGGACTCGGCTATTCAGGCGTAGAATCTCGAAAATCCGAAAAACAGGAGGTCGGCGGGATTGCCATTGATGCAATTTTTACGCCAATCAGAATGATTAATTACGAAGTTGAAGACATGCGTGTTGGCGATAAAACAAACTATAATCGCTTAAGATTCGACATTGAAACCGACGGCACGATAACGCCGCAAGAAGCGCTTACCGACGCCTCTAACATTTTGATTAATCATTATAAAATAATAGCTTTAGGAATAACTAAGACAAAACAAGAAGGAAAGGAAATAGAACAAGAAGTTGTTAAAAAAGAATCAAAGAAAGAAGAGGAGGCAGATATATTAAAAATAAAAATTGAGGATTTAAAATTATCTAATCGCACCCAAAATATCCTGATTAGCAATCATCTAAAGAATGTAGGTGGGATCATTAAATTGAATGAACGCGATTTGATGAAACTTGAAGGATTGGGAGATAAGGCGATAAAAGAAATAAAGAAAACATTAGGTAAATTGGGTCTCACTTTAAAACAGGAAGAATAA
- the rplQ gene encoding 50S ribosomal protein L17: protein MKHLKKNRKFGRLADYRRSFLSNLTGALIEKERIRTTEARAKEIRSLVEKAISRSKNDTLANRRLLLKRYNPKTVNKLFHTLGPRFKEREGGYCRIMKLGIRKNDSAKMVIIELLK from the coding sequence ATGAAGCATCTAAAGAAAAATCGAAAATTCGGCCGGTTGGCAGATTATAGAAGATCTTTTCTTTCAAATCTAACCGGTGCTTTAATTGAAAAAGAACGGATAAGAACAACTGAAGCGCGCGCAAAAGAAATAAGATCGCTTGTTGAGAAAGCCATAAGCCGGTCAAAAAACGATACTCTGGCAAATCGCCGGTTACTTTTAAAGCGCTATAATCCGAAAACAGTGAATAAATTATTCCATACTTTAGGGCCGCGTTTTAAAGAACGAGAAGGCGGCTACTGCAGAATAATGAAGCTCGGGATAAGAAAAAACGATAGTGCAAAAATGGTAATAATTGAACTCTTAAAGTAA
- the rplM gene encoding 50S ribosomal protein L13 yields the protein MPVSKNKTYNIDAKGQSLGRLATNIATLLRGKSEINYAPHLDPLITVRVANIDKIVLTGKKAEQKIYRHYTGYPGGLREIKYQEFIKKDKGKALKMAVLRMLNKNRLRPKLMKRLIINPEQSRRIE from the coding sequence ATGCCAGTTTCTAAAAATAAAACTTATAATATTGATGCGAAGGGCCAGTCACTTGGCCGGTTAGCAACAAACATTGCCACGCTTCTTCGGGGAAAAAGCGAAATTAACTATGCGCCGCATTTAGACCCGCTTATAACCGTTAGAGTAGCCAATATTGATAAAATAGTTTTAACCGGAAAAAAGGCGGAACAAAAAATTTATAGGCACTATACGGGATATCCGGGAGGTTTAAGAGAAATAAAATATCAAGAATTCATTAAAAAAGACAAGGGTAAAGCCTTAAAAATGGCCGTTCTAAGAATGCTTAACAAAAATCGTCTGCGCCCCAAATTAATGAAAAGATTAATTATTAATCCTGAGCAGAGTCGAAGGATTGAATAA
- the rpsI gene encoding 30S ribosomal protein S9 — translation MVIKKQKKEKNIANAKAPASAPPSPKATDGRGKASVDKSEGKEKFKEKFYEAIGRRKTATARVRIWPNSKNKEITINDKNFSEYFKEKGMQETAVQPFEKSSSALSKMSAKVYGGGLRAQSQAIRHGLSRALVLLNPELKSILKTLGFLTRDSRMKERKKPGLKGARRAPQWSKR, via the coding sequence ATGGTTATTAAGAAACAAAAAAAAGAAAAAAATATCGCAAATGCTAAAGCTCCCGCCTCCGCTCCTCCTTCGCCAAAGGCTACGGATGGACGCGGTAAAGCTTCAGTGGACAAGTCGGAGGGCAAGGAAAAATTTAAGGAAAAATTTTACGAAGCTATTGGCAGACGAAAAACCGCAACAGCTAGAGTTAGAATTTGGCCGAATTCAAAAAATAAAGAAATTACGATAAACGACAAAAACTTCTCCGAATACTTTAAAGAAAAGGGTATGCAAGAAACCGCGGTTCAACCTTTTGAAAAAAGCAGCTCCGCTCTCTCTAAAATGTCGGCTAAAGTTTATGGCGGCGGCCTTAGGGCTCAATCTCAAGCTATCAGACACGGTTTAAGCCGGGCATTGGTTTTATTGAACCCCGAGTTAAAATCGATACTTAAAACATTGGGATTTCTGACCCGTGACTCGCGAATGAAAGAAAGAAAGAAGCCCGGATTAAAGGGAGCGAGGAGAGCTCCTCAGTGGTCTAAAAGATAA
- a CDS encoding DUF4238 domain-containing protein, producing MNQSKKNKGNHYITESYQRNFSDVNGQIYVLMSDGKIIGPTNPENTFKEDYFYLVKLPMGGGTLEVETTLGKIEGEYIPASKKLENGEEINEKERIVISMFIAAMFDRTKIQRNRKRNALIKILNEGKKRQTELNEELKIGRKPAPSFQQKEVRGVSLKELEEGIQNFDNYHSASIIELVQKITPKIFNMLWSVVKTNDKIPFVSSDNPVCMCSPDREKKYGANTLASLAGLDHDDVELSFPLSKTSALIATWNKYLPKNLIATPEQVNQLNFRSIKISENIFSNRKDVLYNICSERSAKVPQRP from the coding sequence ATGAACCAATCAAAGAAAAATAAAGGCAATCATTACATTACAGAAAGTTACCAGAGAAACTTTTCAGATGTTAATGGCCAAATTTATGTTTTAATGTCTGATGGGAAAATTATTGGTCCCACTAATCCTGAAAATACATTTAAGGAGGATTATTTCTACTTAGTTAAATTACCCATGGGTGGTGGTACTCTCGAAGTTGAAACAACATTGGGAAAAATCGAGGGAGAATATATACCAGCATCAAAGAAACTGGAAAATGGAGAAGAAATAAATGAAAAGGAAAGGATTGTAATTTCCATGTTTATCGCCGCTATGTTTGATCGAACAAAAATACAAAGAAATCGTAAACGAAACGCTCTTATAAAAATATTAAATGAGGGGAAAAAAAGACAGACGGAACTTAATGAAGAATTAAAAATCGGGCGAAAACCCGCACCTTCATTTCAACAGAAAGAGGTAAGGGGAGTTTCATTAAAAGAGTTAGAGGAAGGTATCCAAAACTTTGATAATTATCATTCCGCATCAATAATTGAACTTGTTCAAAAAATTACTCCAAAGATATTTAACATGCTTTGGAGTGTAGTAAAAACCAATGATAAAATACCATTTGTATCCTCTGATAATCCAGTCTGCATGTGTAGCCCAGACAGAGAAAAAAAGTATGGAGCAAATACGCTGGCATCTCTAGCAGGATTGGATCATGACGACGTTGAATTGTCTTTTCCTCTATCAAAGACCAGCGCACTGATTGCGACTTGGAATAAATATCTTCCGAAGAACCTTATTGCAACTCCAGAACAAGTAAACCAGCTTAATTTTCGCTCTATTAAGATATCGGAAAATATATTTTCAAACCGCAAAGATGTACTTTATAATATATGCAGTGAACGTTCAGCTAAGGTTCCGCAAAGACCATAG
- a CDS encoding PEGA domain-containing protein, with protein sequence MTRKFRRFIFWIFAVFFVALSIAVSLIAQGWSFDFNTLKIVKTGGIYIKTSVTEARVYINDKYYKSTGGLLSHTTLISGLVPKQYSVFIYKDGYFPWNKTIEVRNGLVMELSHIILLPINLNKTKITEVPAQQISEFSVKDKTIEIKNNKVKTVKTYDFDGALISNKKFKIATSSPLRVTSPDGRKELFVSENKIWISYISDEKEEPTRKTGETDLVASYEGPIKFFDWFNDSEHVIWYANNELKVAERDDRGDKRYTASFYLDIDSPVFWNQQNSEFYFFELNDEVLVLYKINVGN encoded by the coding sequence ATGACTAGGAAATTTAGACGCTTTATTTTTTGGATATTTGCTGTTTTTTTTGTTGCATTAAGCATCGCCGTTTCTCTTATTGCCCAAGGGTGGAGTTTTGATTTTAACACATTAAAAATTGTGAAAACCGGTGGTATTTACATAAAAACTTCCGTAACGGAAGCAAGGGTTTATATAAACGACAAATATTATAAATCAACCGGCGGACTTTTAAGTCACACCACTCTCATAAGCGGCTTGGTGCCAAAACAATATAGCGTCTTTATTTATAAAGACGGTTACTTTCCTTGGAATAAAACTATAGAAGTTAGGAACGGTTTGGTTATGGAGTTAAGCCATATAATTTTATTGCCTATTAACCTAAATAAAACAAAAATTACAGAGGTACCAGCCCAACAAATTTCCGAGTTTAGTGTTAAAGATAAAACAATTGAGATTAAAAATAATAAAGTTAAAACCGTTAAAACTTATGATTTTGATGGCGCTCTTATTTCAAATAAAAAATTTAAAATTGCAACTTCTTCGCCTCTGCGAGTTACTTCGCCGGATGGAAGGAAAGAACTTTTTGTTTCAGAAAATAAAATTTGGATAAGTTATATTAGCGATGAAAAAGAAGAGCCGACGAGAAAAACCGGCGAAACAGATTTAGTGGCTTCTTATGAGGGACCAATTAAATTTTTCGATTGGTTTAACGACTCGGAACACGTAATATGGTACGCAAATAATGAACTTAAGGTTGCCGAAAGAGATGACCGCGGAGATAAAAGATATACAGCGTCATTTTATTTGGATATAGATTCTCCGGTGTTTTGGAACCAACAGAATTCTGAATTTTATTTTTTTGAACTGAATGATGAAGTACTGGTTCTGTATAAAATTAATGTTGGGAATTAA